Within the Desulfatiglans anilini DSM 4660 genome, the region CACATTGAATGCATCCGCATGAAAGGTCACCCGGTAGGTATAGACATATTCCTGTCTGGGCGCCAGTACATTGACGCGTTCGCCGTCCAGGGTGGTGATGTGCACATCGGCGATCTCCGCGCCCCTGGATTCATAGTAAAGGGTGCTTTTCGGAATCAGATTCGGGTCGTAAAAGGCCTTCATCCCGTCCGAATCACCTGCCGCTGCTCCGCCGGTTCGTTCCGGAGGAACGGCCTTCGAGAAGACGCCTTCGGCTCCGATCCTGATTTCGTTTCTCACCGCTTCCACCCTGTCGGGCGGCGCAAAGATGAGTTTGTGATACTTCGAAACCACGTGCTTGGGCGTCCCCTCGAGAATGAGTTCGCCCTGGTCGAGCAAAAGCGCCCGGTTGCATATTTCCACCACGGTCTGGGCCGAGTGGGACACGAAAACAATCGTCTTCCCGGCCTTCCTGAACTCCTGCAAGCGCGCGTGGCACTTCCTCTGAAAGATCTCGTCCCCCACCGACAGGGCTTCGTCGACGATCAAGATCTGAGGGTCCACGTTGATCGCGACGGAGAAGGCCAGGCGGATGAACATACCGCTCGAATAGGTTCGCACAGGCTGGTCGAGGAAGTCACCGATATCGGCGAACGCGGCGATGTCATCCAATCGCCGCGTCATCTCGTCACTGCGCAGCCCCAGGATAGCGCCATTCAGATAGACGTTCTGCCGCCCCGTGAAATCCGGGTTGAAACCGGCGCCAAGTTCGAGCAGCGCCGACACCCGGCCCGATACGGACACAACCCCGCTCGATGGCTCGAGGATCCCGCAGATGAGTTGGAGCAGCGTCGATTTACCGCTGCCGTTGCGGCCGACGATCCCGACGGTTTCACCGGCGTAGACGGTGAAAGAGACATCGCGCAGGGCGTCGAACGGTCGATGATACCGTTTGCGTCGAGGGTGAAAGACCTCCTTTACACGGTCGAGGGGGCTGTTGTAAAGCCTGTAGGTCTTGGTCAACCCCCTGACGTCGATCACCGGTTGCTTATCCTTGTTCATCGGTCGCAGCCCCGCATTGCTTCTAAAGGACATCGGCAAAATGGGGTTTCAGCCGTTTGAACACCAGCGCTCCGAAGACGAAGAGCGATCCGGCAACAGCCCAAAAATAAAGCGTTTCATAAGGCCGCTCCCAAAAAGGGACAAAATAGATAAAGGAGTCACGATAGCCCTGAACGATATAGAACATCGGATTCAGTTCAAGATATATATGGATCTCGGGGGGCATCATTTCCAAATTCCAGAAGATCGGTGTCGCCCAGAAACCCACCTGGATGAAAACATTGACCACATGGGATATGTCTCGGATAAAGACATTCAGAGAGGCGCCGATCCACCCGATGCCAAGCGCCAGCGTCGTCATGGCGAAAAGGTAGTACAGAAACTGCAGGTAATAAAGATTGACAGGCATCCGATGAAACAGAATCAGGAGGATCAGCACACTGAGGAAAATGGAATGGGTAATCAGGGATGCCACCACCTTGACGATGGGGAGGATCTGCGAGTGCAGGAGGGTCTTCTTGATCAGGTTGGCATTGGATACAACGACCCCGACCGAGCCATTCACCATGTCGGCAAACACGAACCACGCGGCCATGCCGCATGTCAGCCATACGACGAACGGGACATTTTCAGCCGGCTGGACCCTGAAACCCAAACTGAAAATCACCCAAAAAACCACGACGAGGATCACAGGATTGACGAAGGTCCAGATAAAACCCAGCA harbors:
- a CDS encoding ABC transporter ATP-binding protein, with protein sequence MNKDKQPVIDVRGLTKTYRLYNSPLDRVKEVFHPRRKRYHRPFDALRDVSFTVYAGETVGIVGRNGSGKSTLLQLICGILEPSSGVVSVSGRVSALLELGAGFNPDFTGRQNVYLNGAILGLRSDEMTRRLDDIAAFADIGDFLDQPVRTYSSGMFIRLAFSVAINVDPQILIVDEALSVGDEIFQRKCHARLQEFRKAGKTIVFVSHSAQTVVEICNRALLLDQGELILEGTPKHVVSKYHKLIFAPPDRVEAVRNEIRIGAEGVFSKAVPPERTGGAAAGDSDGMKAFYDPNLIPKSTLYYESRGAEIADVHITTLDGERVNVLAPRQEYVYTYRVTFHADAFNVRFGSMIKTVSGLELGGAASSTLFDACPCVEAGKVVLVKMRFRCLLHPGVYFMNAGVTAVLGGDEVFLHRIVDVEMIRVQQEEGMLTTGIVDFCIEPDLCFETAKG
- a CDS encoding ABC transporter permease, with the translated sequence MFKSFYYFIRLLVLQRNMIWSMAKREIARQYMGSLLGFIWTFVNPVILVVVFWVIFSLGFRVQPAENVPFVVWLTCGMAAWFVFADMVNGSVGVVVSNANLIKKTLLHSQILPIVKVVASLITHSIFLSVLILLILFHRMPVNLYYLQFLYYLFAMTTLALGIGWIGASLNVFIRDISHVVNVFIQVGFWATPIFWNLEMMPPEIHIYLELNPMFYIVQGYRDSFIYFVPFWERPYETLYFWAVAGSLFVFGALVFKRLKPHFADVL